A window of the Serratia sarumanii genome harbors these coding sequences:
- a CDS encoding fimbrial protein → MNVKLVALSMLALSGACAAASSNTVQFKGEVSTQTCSVNINGNQSNPVVLLPTVAASKLATKGATAGDTTFTVNVTGCAAATSDTAIKTVLAGNNPTTNGNLGNAGDAAKVSIQLLDSDATTPLSFASGSTVTTSAMTLAKDATSTSQNLVARYYAEDTGVAAGSVIATAQFAISYK, encoded by the coding sequence ATGAATGTTAAATTAGTCGCATTATCCATGCTGGCTCTCTCCGGCGCCTGTGCGGCCGCTTCGTCCAATACGGTGCAATTTAAAGGCGAAGTCAGCACGCAAACCTGCTCGGTGAATATTAACGGTAACCAATCCAACCCGGTCGTTCTGCTGCCGACCGTCGCCGCCAGCAAACTCGCCACCAAAGGCGCCACCGCCGGCGATACCACCTTCACCGTCAACGTGACCGGCTGTGCGGCGGCAACCAGCGATACGGCGATCAAAACCGTGCTGGCGGGCAACAACCCGACCACCAACGGCAACCTGGGCAACGCGGGCGATGCGGCCAAGGTGTCCATTCAACTGCTGGACAGCGACGCCACTACGCCGCTGTCGTTCGCCAGCGGTTCGACCGTCACCACGTCGGCGATGACGCTGGCGAAAGACGCCACCTCCACCTCGCAGAACCTGGTGGCTCGCTACTACGCGGAAGACACCGGCGTGGCGGCCGGTTCGGTGATCGCCACCGCACAGTTCGCCATTAGCTACAAATAA
- a CDS encoding helix-turn-helix domain-containing protein has product MFCIGVLCRRITPKKSNDKPPEVWKHAFMLIRRIKVRVIYIDGSPLCRLGMKTLLGGGVITLSSPNMNIIKNIIPAPDLIITEFPQEIYRFEAYLNFIKYSRGEYKDVRLLFFIDKTSPLILAFIAAAQPDAILHKRETLQVVRETCATLARQETSELYVGNRHRAVAITPGEAAVLCETARTEDIRLTARRLNLHPKTVYSHLNNAGKKFGIRNRVELLKMIALL; this is encoded by the coding sequence ATGTTTTGTATCGGTGTGCTTTGCAGGCGAATTACCCCAAAAAAGAGCAACGACAAGCCGCCTGAGGTGTGGAAGCATGCTTTCATGCTGATAAGGAGAATTAAAGTGAGAGTGATTTATATCGACGGTTCACCGCTGTGCCGGCTGGGTATGAAAACATTACTGGGCGGCGGCGTGATAACCTTATCCTCACCCAATATGAATATTATTAAAAATATAATTCCGGCGCCTGATTTAATTATTACGGAGTTTCCTCAGGAGATTTACCGGTTCGAGGCGTATTTAAATTTCATTAAATATTCACGTGGTGAATATAAAGATGTCCGGTTACTGTTCTTTATCGATAAGACTTCGCCGCTGATCCTGGCGTTTATCGCCGCGGCGCAGCCGGATGCGATTTTGCACAAACGGGAAACGCTGCAGGTGGTGCGAGAGACCTGCGCAACGCTGGCCCGCCAGGAGACGAGCGAACTGTACGTGGGGAACCGGCATCGGGCGGTGGCAATCACGCCTGGCGAGGCGGCGGTGCTGTGTGAAACCGCGCGCACGGAAGATATTCGCCTGACCGCTCGGCGGCTTAACCTGCACCCGAAAACCGTTTATTCGCACCTCAATAACGCCGGCAAAAAGTTCGGCATCCGCAATCGGGTGGAACTGTTGAAGATGATTGCGCTGCTGTAG
- the ychF gene encoding redox-regulated ATPase YchF, with protein MGFKCGIVGLPNVGKSTLFNALTKAGIEAANFPFCTIEPNTGVVPMPDPRLDKLAEIVKPQRILPTTMEFVDIAGLVKGASKGEGLGNQFLTNIRETEAIGHVVRCFENDNIIHVNNKVDPAEDIDVINTELALSDLDTCERAIHRVQKKAKGGDKDAKAELAALEKCLPHLENAGMLRALDLSDEDKAAIKYLSFLTLKPTMYIANVNEDGFENNPYLDTVRKIADAEGSVVVAVCAAVESDIAELEDEDRDEFMAELGLEEPGLNRVIRAGYELLNLQTYFTAGVKEVRAWTIPVGATAPQAAGKIHTDFEKGFIRAQTISYDDFITYKGEQGAKEAGKMRSEGKDYIVKDGDVMNFLFNV; from the coding sequence ATGGGATTCAAATGCGGTATCGTCGGCCTGCCTAACGTAGGCAAATCCACCCTGTTCAACGCGTTGACCAAAGCGGGCATTGAAGCAGCCAACTTCCCGTTCTGCACCATTGAACCGAACACCGGTGTGGTGCCGATGCCCGATCCGCGTCTGGATAAGCTGGCCGAGATCGTCAAGCCGCAGCGCATTCTGCCGACCACCATGGAATTCGTCGACATCGCCGGCCTGGTGAAAGGCGCGTCCAAGGGTGAAGGCCTAGGCAACCAGTTCCTGACCAACATCCGCGAAACCGAAGCCATCGGCCACGTGGTGCGCTGCTTCGAGAACGACAACATCATTCACGTCAACAACAAGGTCGATCCGGCCGAAGACATCGACGTGATCAACACCGAGCTGGCGCTGTCTGACCTCGACACCTGCGAGCGCGCCATCCACCGCGTGCAGAAGAAAGCCAAAGGCGGCGACAAAGACGCCAAAGCCGAGCTGGCGGCGCTGGAGAAATGCCTGCCGCACCTGGAAAACGCCGGCATGCTGCGCGCGCTGGATCTGAGCGACGAAGACAAAGCGGCGATCAAATACCTGAGCTTCCTGACGCTGAAGCCGACCATGTACATCGCCAACGTCAACGAAGACGGCTTCGAGAACAACCCGTACCTGGACACCGTGCGTAAAATCGCCGACGCCGAAGGCTCCGTGGTGGTTGCCGTGTGCGCCGCCGTGGAATCCGACATCGCCGAGCTGGAAGACGAAGATCGCGACGAGTTCATGGCCGAGCTGGGCCTGGAAGAGCCGGGCCTGAACCGCGTGATCCGCGCCGGTTATGAACTGCTGAACCTGCAGACCTACTTCACCGCCGGCGTGAAAGAAGTGCGCGCCTGGACCATCCCGGTCGGCGCCACCGCTCCGCAGGCGGCCGGCAAGATCCACACCGACTTCGAAAAAGGCTTTATCCGCGCGCAAACCATCTCTTATGATGACTTCATCACCTACAAGGGTGAGCAAGGCGCCAAAGAAGCCGGCAAAATGCGCTCCGAAGGTAAAGACTACATCGTCAAAGACGGCGACGTAATGAACTTCCTGTTCAACGTCTAA
- a CDS encoding SulP family inorganic anion transporter, with the protein MFNLSNVRIADVKNEVLAGFVVAVSMIPEAVGFSLVAGLSPIVGLHTAFIIGLVTALFGGKPGMVSGAAGSIVVVLMSLAAQYGMGYVLWATLFAGGIQILIGAFRLGKFIRLVPLPAIHGFVNGLAIVIMLAQLKMIAGQGPLMYGLVALAIAVVVLFPRLSKAIPSSLAALLVVSALAIGLNLHTLRVGDLADISGALPHFSLPTAPFTLEMVRVVLPYAVVIALVGLIESLLTMTVLDEMGGKKGNGNRESIAQGAGNAVCGLFGCFAGCAMIGQSIINFTSGGRGRLSGTVGAILLILFVVSLSRYIGLLPVAALAGVMLVVCYNTFEWSSLRRLRRMPKADALVMLAVTLITIFTDLAVAVISGVIISALVFAWQQARIRVRQRQLTGDVAVYQLDGPLFFGSAAAFAELFEPQSDPQNVVLDFAGTRVMDSSGVEAIDKLTARYLAAGKSIRLRHLSGDCVRLLKRAGPFCSHELDDPQYYVAEEGFTADDRRVSEETFNPRG; encoded by the coding sequence ATGTTTAATCTGAGTAACGTCAGGATCGCGGACGTTAAAAATGAAGTCCTGGCGGGCTTTGTGGTGGCGGTTTCGATGATCCCCGAGGCGGTCGGCTTTTCGCTGGTCGCCGGTCTTTCGCCGATCGTCGGTTTGCACACCGCGTTTATTATCGGCCTGGTCACGGCGCTGTTCGGCGGCAAGCCGGGCATGGTTTCCGGCGCCGCCGGCTCTATTGTGGTGGTGCTGATGAGCCTGGCGGCGCAGTACGGCATGGGCTACGTGCTGTGGGCCACGCTGTTTGCCGGGGGGATTCAAATCCTGATCGGCGCCTTCCGGCTGGGCAAGTTCATTCGTCTGGTGCCGCTGCCGGCGATCCACGGCTTCGTCAACGGTCTGGCGATCGTCATCATGCTGGCGCAGCTGAAGATGATCGCCGGGCAGGGGCCGCTGATGTACGGCCTGGTGGCGCTGGCGATTGCGGTGGTGGTGCTGTTCCCGCGCCTGTCCAAAGCCATTCCGTCTTCGCTGGCGGCGCTGCTGGTGGTTTCGGCGTTGGCGATCGGCCTCAATCTGCACACGCTGCGGGTGGGCGATCTGGCGGACATTTCCGGCGCGCTGCCGCACTTCAGCCTGCCGACGGCGCCGTTCACCCTGGAAATGGTGCGGGTGGTGCTGCCTTATGCGGTGGTGATTGCCCTGGTCGGTTTGATTGAATCGCTGCTGACCATGACGGTGCTGGATGAAATGGGCGGCAAGAAGGGCAACGGCAATCGCGAAAGCATCGCGCAGGGCGCCGGTAACGCGGTGTGCGGCCTGTTCGGCTGCTTCGCCGGTTGCGCGATGATCGGCCAGTCGATCATCAACTTCACCTCGGGCGGGCGCGGGCGCCTCTCCGGCACGGTGGGCGCCATCCTGCTGATTCTGTTCGTGGTCAGCCTGTCGCGCTATATCGGCCTGCTGCCGGTGGCGGCGCTGGCCGGGGTGATGCTGGTGGTGTGTTACAACACCTTCGAGTGGAGTTCGCTGCGCCGTTTGCGCCGTATGCCGAAGGCGGACGCGCTGGTGATGCTCGCCGTCACGCTGATCACCATCTTTACCGATCTGGCGGTGGCGGTGATCAGCGGGGTGATTATCTCGGCGCTGGTGTTCGCCTGGCAGCAGGCGCGCATCCGCGTGCGCCAGCGGCAGTTAACGGGCGACGTGGCGGTGTATCAGCTCGATGGCCCGCTGTTCTTCGGCTCTGCCGCCGCTTTCGCCGAGCTGTTCGAGCCGCAAAGCGATCCGCAGAACGTGGTGCTGGATTTTGCCGGCACCCGGGTGATGGATTCCAGCGGCGTAGAGGCGATCGATAAGCTGACGGCGCGTTACCTGGCGGCGGGGAAAAGCATTCGGCTGCGCCACCTGAGCGGCGACTGCGTGCGTTTACTTAAGCGCGCCGGGCCGTTTTGCAGCCATGAGCTGGACGATCCGCAGTATTACGTGGCGGAAGAGGGCTTCACCGCCGATGATCGCCGCGTGAGCGAGGAGACCTTCAACCCGCGCGGCTAG
- the pth gene encoding aminoacyl-tRNA hydrolase, with amino-acid sequence MSSIKLIVGLANPGAEYAQTRHNAGAWYVDLLAQRHNQQLKEESKFFGYTARLNLAGNDVRLLVPTTFMNLSGKAVLAMANFYRIEPNEILVAHDELDLPPGVAKIKLGGGNGGHNGLKDIQNKFGNNPNFYRLRIGIGHPGDKNKVVGFVLGKPPASEQKMIDEAIDESLRCTEMLMKDGLEKTVQRLHSFKAQA; translated from the coding sequence GTGAGCAGTATTAAATTGATAGTTGGCCTGGCCAACCCGGGCGCGGAATATGCCCAAACGCGCCACAACGCCGGCGCCTGGTACGTCGATCTGCTGGCCCAGCGCCACAATCAGCAGTTGAAAGAAGAGAGCAAGTTCTTCGGCTATACCGCTCGTTTGAACCTGGCGGGCAACGACGTGCGCCTGCTGGTGCCGACCACCTTCATGAACCTGAGCGGCAAAGCGGTGCTGGCGATGGCCAACTTCTACCGCATCGAACCAAACGAGATCCTGGTGGCGCACGACGAGCTGGATCTGCCTCCCGGCGTCGCCAAAATCAAGCTCGGCGGCGGCAACGGCGGCCACAACGGCCTGAAAGACATCCAGAACAAGTTCGGCAACAACCCGAACTTCTACCGCCTGCGCATCGGCATCGGCCATCCGGGCGACAAGAACAAGGTGGTGGGCTTCGTGCTCGGCAAGCCGCCGGCCAGCGAGCAGAAGATGATCGACGAAGCGATCGACGAGTCGCTGCGCTGCACCGAGATGCTGATGAAGGACGGGCTGGAAAAAACCGTTCAGCGCCTGCACAGCTTCAAGGCGCAGGCCTGA
- the ychH gene encoding stress-induced protein YchH — MKRRSADRMGNFFMGLGLVVMIGGVGYSIIAEVSQFNLPQFFAHGAIMSIFVGALLWLVGARIGGREQVADRYWWVKHFDKRCRNDQHRSSH, encoded by the coding sequence ATGAAACGTAGAAGCGCGGACAGAATGGGCAACTTTTTTATGGGGCTGGGGCTGGTCGTGATGATCGGCGGCGTCGGATACTCCATTATTGCTGAAGTATCCCAGTTCAATTTACCGCAATTTTTCGCCCACGGCGCCATCATGAGTATCTTCGTCGGCGCGCTGTTGTGGCTGGTGGGCGCGCGTATCGGCGGCCGCGAGCAGGTGGCGGATCGCTACTGGTGGGTAAAACACTTTGATAAACGGTGCCGCAACGACCAACATCGTTCGTCGCATTGA
- the prs gene encoding ribose-phosphate diphosphokinase — protein MPDMKLFAGNATPELAQRIANRLYTSLGDAAVGRFSDGEVSVQINENVRGGDIFIIQSTCAPTNDNLMELVVMVDALRRASAGRITAVIPYFGYARQDRRVRSARVPITAKVVADFLSSVGVDRVLTVDLHAEQIQGFFDVPVDNVFGSPILLEDMLQQNLENPIVVSPDIGGVVRARAIAKLLNDTDMAIIDKRRPRANVSQVMHIIGDVAGRDCVLVDDMIDTGGTLCKAAEALKERGAKRVFAYATHPIFSGNAVDNIKNSVIDEVIVCDTIPLSPEIKALKNVRTLTLSGMLAEAIRRISNEESISAMFEH, from the coding sequence GTGCCTGATATGAAGCTTTTTGCTGGTAACGCCACCCCGGAACTAGCACAACGTATTGCCAACCGTTTGTACACCAGCCTTGGTGACGCCGCTGTAGGTCGTTTTAGCGACGGCGAAGTGAGCGTGCAAATCAACGAAAATGTACGCGGCGGTGATATTTTCATCATCCAGTCCACCTGTGCCCCGACCAACGACAACCTGATGGAACTGGTTGTGATGGTCGACGCCCTGCGTCGCGCCTCCGCAGGTCGTATTACCGCCGTTATCCCTTACTTCGGCTATGCCCGCCAGGATCGCCGCGTGCGTTCCGCGCGTGTGCCGATCACCGCCAAGGTGGTTGCCGATTTCCTCTCCAGCGTAGGGGTTGACCGCGTTCTGACGGTGGATCTGCATGCTGAGCAGATTCAAGGCTTCTTCGACGTTCCGGTAGACAACGTGTTCGGCAGCCCGATCCTGCTGGAAGACATGCTGCAGCAGAACCTGGAAAACCCGATCGTGGTTTCCCCGGACATCGGCGGCGTAGTGCGTGCCCGCGCCATCGCCAAACTGCTGAACGACACCGACATGGCCATCATCGACAAACGCCGCCCGCGCGCGAACGTTTCTCAGGTGATGCACATCATCGGTGACGTGGCAGGCCGCGACTGCGTGCTGGTCGACGACATGATCGACACCGGCGGTACCTTGTGCAAAGCGGCTGAAGCGTTGAAAGAACGCGGTGCCAAGCGCGTATTCGCCTACGCGACGCACCCGATCTTCTCCGGCAACGCCGTGGACAACATCAAGAACTCGGTGATTGATGAAGTGATCGTCTGCGACACCATTCCGCTGTCGCCGGAAATCAAGGCACTGAAAAACGTTCGCACTCTGACCCTGTCCGGCATGCTGGCTGAAGCCATCCGCCGCATCAGCAACGAAGAGTCGATCTCTGCAATGTTCGAGCATTGA
- the ispE gene encoding 4-(cytidine 5'-diphospho)-2-C-methyl-D-erythritol kinase, translated as MIRQWPSPAKLNLFLYITGRREDGYHLLQTLFQFLDYGDTLTIDPRQDDRIHLLTPVDGVPDEQNLIVRAARLLQRYCDERGLQTAPRGADISIDKRLPMGGGLGGGSSNAATVLVALNELWRCGLGDDQLAELGLSLGADVPVFVRGHAAFAEGIGERLQPAEPQEKWYLVAHPGVGIPTPVIFGDPELKRDTPIRSLSELLQAPYANDCEPIARKRFREVEQLLSWLLEYAPSRLTGTGACVFAEFDTEIAARQVLNQAPEWLCGFVARGVNVSPLHRIRSGRFES; from the coding sequence ATGATCCGCCAGTGGCCCTCCCCCGCGAAACTCAACCTGTTTCTGTACATCACCGGCCGTCGTGAAGACGGCTATCACCTGCTGCAGACGCTGTTCCAGTTTTTGGACTACGGCGACACCCTGACCATTGACCCGCGCCAGGACGATCGCATTCATCTGCTGACGCCGGTCGACGGCGTGCCGGACGAGCAGAACCTGATCGTGCGCGCCGCCCGCCTGCTGCAGCGCTATTGCGATGAACGCGGCCTGCAGACCGCACCGCGCGGCGCCGACATCAGCATCGACAAGCGCCTGCCGATGGGCGGCGGTTTGGGCGGCGGCTCCTCCAACGCCGCCACCGTGCTGGTGGCGCTGAACGAACTGTGGCGCTGCGGTCTTGGCGACGACCAATTGGCCGAGCTGGGGCTCAGCCTCGGCGCCGACGTGCCGGTGTTCGTGCGCGGCCACGCCGCCTTCGCCGAAGGCATCGGCGAGCGCCTGCAGCCGGCCGAGCCGCAGGAAAAGTGGTATCTGGTGGCGCATCCCGGCGTCGGCATCCCGACGCCGGTTATCTTCGGCGACCCCGAATTGAAAAGAGACACCCCGATTCGCTCCTTAAGTGAGCTGTTGCAGGCACCGTACGCAAATGATTGCGAACCGATCGCAAGAAAACGTTTTCGCGAGGTTGAACAGCTTCTTTCATGGCTGTTAGAATACGCCCCGTCACGCCTGACTGGCACAGGTGCTTGTGTGTTTGCTGAATTCGACACAGAAATCGCCGCCCGTCAGGTGTTAAATCAAGCCCCGGAGTGGTTGTGTGGTTTTGTAGCGCGCGGCGTTAACGTCTCCCCACTACATCGCATTCGTTCCGGGCGGTTTGAGTCGTAG
- the lolB gene encoding lipoprotein insertase outer membrane protein LolB: protein MPIRKVSLLRLIPLASLVLAACTTTKPTGPATSPTSPQWRAHEQAVQQLSTYQTRGSFAYLSDQKKVYARFFWQQFSPERYRLLLTNPLGSTEMDLNVQKNVVQLTDNQGKRYVSDNPEEMIRKLTGMAIPLNNLRQWMLGLPGEAGDFALDDQYRLSKLTYQQGGQTWKVDYQGYSNEVQPTLPNRLELQQGDQRIKLKMDNWTLK, encoded by the coding sequence ATGCCAATACGCAAAGTTAGTTTGCTCCGTCTGATCCCGCTGGCCAGCCTGGTGCTGGCCGCCTGTACCACCACCAAGCCGACCGGCCCGGCCACCAGCCCGACCTCACCGCAGTGGCGCGCCCATGAGCAGGCGGTGCAGCAGCTCAGCACCTATCAGACCCGCGGCTCCTTCGCCTACTTGTCTGATCAGAAAAAAGTCTACGCCCGCTTCTTCTGGCAGCAGTTCTCGCCGGAGCGCTACCGCCTGCTGCTGACCAACCCGCTCGGCAGCACGGAAATGGATCTCAACGTGCAGAAAAACGTGGTGCAGCTGACCGACAACCAGGGCAAACGCTACGTCAGCGACAATCCGGAAGAGATGATCCGCAAGCTGACCGGCATGGCGATCCCGCTGAACAACCTGCGCCAGTGGATGCTCGGCCTGCCGGGCGAAGCCGGCGATTTTGCGCTGGATGACCAATATCGCCTGAGCAAGCTGACCTACCAGCAAGGCGGACAGACCTGGAAAGTGGATTACCAGGGCTACAGCAACGAGGTGCAGCCGACGCTGCCTAACCGCCTGGAGCTGCAGCAGGGCGACCAGCGCATCAAGCTGAAAATGGACAACTGGACGCTCAAATGA
- the hemA gene encoding glutamyl-tRNA reductase, translating to MTLLALGINHKTAPVSLRERVTFSPESIDEALTSLLQQPLVQGGVVLSTCNRTELYLSVEQQEHMHEQLVAWLCAYHNLRPEEVKKSLYWHQGNDAVSHLMRVASGLDSLVLGEPQILGQVKKAFAESQRGQSLSGELERLFQKSFSVAKRVRTETDIGASAVSVAFAACTLARQIFESLADLNVLLVGAGETIELVARHLREHKVRHMIIANRTRERAQLLADEVGAEVITLPEIDERLADADIIISSTASPLPIIGKGMVERALKARRNQPMLLVDIAVPRDIEPEVGKLANAYLYSVDDLHAIIQSNLAQRKAAAVQAESIVQQESTNFMAWLRSQGAVETIRDYRSQADQIRAEMEAKALAAIAQGANVEQVIHELAHKLTNRLIHAPTKSLQQAAGDGDVERLQLLRDSLGLDQH from the coding sequence ATGACCCTGCTGGCGTTAGGTATAAATCACAAAACCGCTCCGGTTTCTCTGCGTGAAAGGGTGACCTTCTCGCCAGAGTCCATCGATGAGGCGCTGACCAGCTTGCTCCAACAACCGTTGGTGCAGGGCGGCGTCGTGTTGTCCACCTGCAACCGCACCGAGCTGTACCTCAGCGTAGAGCAGCAGGAACACATGCACGAGCAACTGGTCGCCTGGCTGTGCGCCTATCACAACCTGCGTCCGGAAGAGGTGAAGAAAAGCCTGTACTGGCATCAGGGCAACGACGCGGTCAGCCATCTGATGCGGGTGGCCAGCGGGTTGGACTCATTGGTACTGGGCGAACCGCAGATCCTCGGCCAGGTGAAAAAGGCCTTCGCCGAGTCGCAACGCGGCCAGTCGCTCTCCGGCGAGCTGGAGCGTCTGTTCCAGAAATCCTTCTCTGTCGCCAAGCGCGTGCGCACCGAAACCGACATCGGCGCCAGCGCGGTTTCCGTGGCGTTCGCCGCCTGTACGCTGGCGCGGCAGATCTTCGAATCGCTGGCCGATCTCAACGTATTGCTGGTGGGCGCCGGCGAAACCATCGAGCTGGTGGCGCGCCACCTGCGCGAGCATAAAGTGCGGCACATGATCATCGCCAACCGCACCCGCGAGCGCGCGCAGCTGCTGGCGGACGAGGTCGGCGCGGAGGTGATCACCCTGCCTGAAATCGACGAACGCCTGGCGGACGCCGACATCATCATCAGTTCCACCGCCAGCCCGCTGCCGATCATCGGCAAAGGCATGGTGGAGCGCGCGCTGAAGGCGCGCCGCAACCAGCCGATGCTGCTGGTGGATATCGCCGTACCACGCGACATCGAACCGGAGGTCGGCAAATTGGCCAACGCCTATCTGTACAGCGTGGACGATCTGCACGCCATCATTCAAAGCAATCTGGCGCAGCGCAAAGCGGCGGCGGTGCAGGCAGAGTCGATCGTGCAGCAGGAAAGCACCAACTTCATGGCCTGGCTGCGCTCGCAGGGCGCGGTGGAAACCATCCGCGACTACCGTTCGCAGGCCGACCAAATTCGCGCAGAGATGGAAGCCAAAGCGCTGGCCGCCATCGCGCAGGGCGCCAACGTGGAGCAGGTGATACACGAGCTGGCCCATAAACTGACCAACCGTCTTATTCATGCCCCCACCAAATCCCTCCAGCAGGCCGCCGGCGACGGCGACGTGGAGCGGTTGCAGTTATTACGCGACAGCCTCGGGCTGGATCAACATTAG
- the prfA gene encoding peptide chain release factor 1, with amino-acid sequence MKPSIVAKLEALQERHEEVQALLGDAGVIADQDRFRALSREYAQLTDVSRCFLEWRQVQEDLETAEMMLDDPEMREMAQEELKQARAASEELEQQLQVLLLPKDPDDERSCFLEVRAGTGGDEAAIFAGDLFRMYSRYAEGRRWRVEVMSANEGEHGGFKEVIAKVSGDGVYGQLKFESGGHRVQRVPETESQGRIHTSACTVAVMPEVPEAELPDINPGDLKIDTFRSSGAGGQHVNTTDSAIRITHLPTGIVVECQDERSQHKNKAKAMSVLGARIRAAEMAKRQQAEASTRRNLLGSGDRSDRNRTYNFPQGRVTDHRINLTLYRLDEVMEGKLDMLIQPIVQEYQADQLAALSAEQE; translated from the coding sequence ATGAAGCCTTCTATTGTTGCCAAACTGGAAGCGTTACAAGAGCGCCATGAAGAAGTGCAGGCGCTGCTCGGCGATGCCGGTGTCATCGCCGACCAAGACCGGTTCCGCGCGCTGTCGCGAGAATACGCGCAGCTGACCGACGTCAGCCGCTGCTTCCTGGAATGGCGTCAGGTGCAGGAGGATCTGGAGACGGCGGAAATGATGCTGGACGATCCGGAGATGCGCGAAATGGCGCAGGAAGAGCTGAAACAGGCGCGGGCGGCCAGCGAAGAGCTGGAGCAGCAGCTGCAGGTCTTGCTGTTGCCGAAAGATCCGGACGATGAGCGCAGCTGCTTCCTCGAAGTGCGCGCCGGCACCGGCGGCGATGAGGCGGCGATCTTCGCCGGCGATCTGTTCCGCATGTACAGTCGTTACGCCGAAGGCCGCCGCTGGCGCGTCGAGGTGATGAGCGCCAACGAAGGCGAGCACGGCGGCTTCAAGGAAGTGATCGCCAAAGTCTCCGGCGATGGCGTGTACGGCCAGCTGAAGTTTGAATCCGGCGGCCACCGCGTGCAGCGCGTGCCGGAAACCGAATCCCAGGGGCGCATCCACACCTCCGCCTGCACTGTGGCGGTGATGCCGGAAGTGCCGGAAGCCGAGCTGCCGGACATCAACCCGGGCGATCTGAAAATCGACACTTTCCGCTCCTCCGGCGCCGGCGGCCAGCACGTTAACACCACCGACTCGGCGATCCGCATCACCCACCTGCCGACCGGCATCGTGGTGGAGTGCCAGGACGAACGTTCACAGCACAAAAACAAAGCCAAGGCGATGTCGGTGCTGGGCGCGCGCATTCGCGCCGCCGAGATGGCCAAGCGCCAGCAGGCCGAAGCGTCCACTCGCCGCAACCTGCTGGGCAGCGGCGATCGTTCCGACCGCAATCGCACCTACAACTTCCCGCAGGGGCGGGTGACCGACCACCGCATCAACCTGACGCTCTACCGTCTGGACGAGGTGATGGAAGGCAAACTGGACATGCTGATCCAGCCGATCGTGCAGGAGTATCAGGCCGACCAGCTGGCTGCGCTGTCCGCCGAGCAAGAGTGA
- the prmC gene encoding peptide chain release factor N(5)-glutamine methyltransferase gives MDYQHWLKAAAARLTHSDSARRDAEILLGFVTGKARTFLMAFGETLLTPPQQQQLETLLARRERGEPVAYLVGEREFWSLPLSVSPATLIPRPDTECLVELALARLPPQPCHFLDLGTGTGAIALALASERPDCSAIGVDVQPEAVALAQHNARKLKIDNVRFLQGSWFAPVAGQRFALIASNPPYIDAADPHLSQGDVRFEPGSALVAADHGLADLAAIVGQAPHHLQPQGWLLLEHGWQQGESVRALLQAAGFSAVATHRDYGDNDRVTLGQWPG, from the coding sequence ATGGACTATCAACACTGGCTGAAAGCCGCCGCCGCGCGTTTGACCCACAGCGACAGCGCCCGGCGCGACGCGGAAATCCTGTTGGGTTTCGTGACCGGCAAGGCCAGGACCTTCCTGATGGCGTTCGGTGAAACCCTGCTGACGCCGCCGCAGCAACAGCAGCTGGAGACGCTGCTGGCGCGCCGCGAGCGCGGTGAGCCGGTGGCCTATCTGGTGGGCGAGCGCGAGTTTTGGTCGCTGCCGCTGTCGGTTTCGCCCGCAACGCTGATCCCACGCCCGGATACCGAATGCCTGGTGGAATTGGCGCTGGCGCGTCTGCCGCCGCAACCCTGCCACTTCCTCGATCTCGGCACCGGCACCGGCGCCATCGCGCTGGCGCTGGCCAGCGAGCGCCCGGATTGTTCGGCAATCGGCGTCGATGTGCAGCCGGAGGCGGTCGCGCTGGCGCAGCATAATGCGCGCAAGCTGAAGATCGACAACGTCCGATTTCTACAGGGCAGCTGGTTTGCGCCGGTGGCGGGGCAACGCTTCGCGCTGATCGCCAGCAATCCGCCCTATATCGATGCCGCCGATCCGCATTTGTCGCAGGGCGATGTGCGCTTCGAGCCCGGCAGCGCGCTGGTCGCCGCCGATCATGGGTTGGCGGATCTGGCCGCCATCGTGGGCCAGGCGCCGCACCATTTGCAGCCGCAGGGTTGGCTGCTGTTGGAACATGGCTGGCAGCAGGGCGAGAGCGTGCGCGCGCTGCTGCAGGCCGCCGGATTTTCCGCTGTCGCCACCCACCGCGATTACGGCGACAACGACCGCGTGACGCTCGGCCAATGGCCGGGATAA